In one Nitrososphaera viennensis EN76 genomic region, the following are encoded:
- a CDS encoding chemotaxis protein CheW: MSSASTSAALADSSSQILVFSLLEEGLSRRMDYGVEVSQVQEIGLLENISMVPNAPAYVKGVMNLRGKIITIIDVKQKLGFQAIKEVNASTRILIVGVGSTLTGLLVDEVDEVMRIPASEIEPNPVSVAETSPYVKGIAKIHDRLIVILDLKMLLGEGGNSSSQAS, encoded by the coding sequence ATGAGCTCGGCGTCGACATCAGCAGCCTTGGCAGACAGCTCGTCGCAGATCCTGGTATTCAGTCTGCTAGAAGAAGGGCTGTCAAGGAGGATGGACTATGGAGTTGAGGTGAGCCAGGTCCAGGAGATCGGGCTTTTGGAAAACATCAGTATGGTGCCAAACGCTCCAGCATACGTAAAGGGCGTCATGAACCTGCGTGGCAAGATAATCACCATAATTGACGTAAAGCAGAAACTTGGCTTCCAGGCGATAAAAGAGGTCAACGCCTCTACCAGAATCCTGATAGTCGGAGTAGGGTCGACCCTCACGGGCCTGCTTGTGGATGAAGTAGATGAAGTCATGCGCATACCTGCAAGCGAGATCGAGCCAAACCCGGTCAGCGTTGCAGAAACGTCCCCGTACGTCAAGGGAATAGCCAAGATCCATGACAGACTCATAGTCATACTCGACTTGAAGATGCTGCTCGGCGAAGGCGGCAATAGCAGCAGCCAGGCGAGCTAG
- a CDS encoding response regulator, translating to MSSRSSTKILVVDDALFMRTILKDILHSNGFTNVLEAGDGAAAIDAYRKSRPDLVTMDINMPGTDGIQALKSIIAMDPTAKIIMVTSVEQKQIVQEAIKVGAKDYVVKPFDRAMVAAVLSKVMRGR from the coding sequence ATGTCATCGAGAAGCTCGACAAAAATCCTCGTGGTCGACGACGCGCTTTTCATGAGGACGATACTCAAGGACATACTCCACTCAAACGGGTTTACAAACGTGCTTGAAGCAGGCGACGGTGCTGCTGCAATAGATGCATACCGCAAGAGCAGGCCGGACCTTGTCACGATGGACATCAACATGCCGGGAACAGACGGCATACAGGCGCTAAAATCGATAATTGCGATGGACCCCACGGCCAAGATAATCATGGTCACTTCTGTCGAGCAGAAGCAGATCGTACAGGAGGCCATCAAGGTCGGCGCCAAGGACTATGTGGTCAAGCCGTTTGACAGGGCGATGGTGGCTGCCGTGCTGAGCAAGGTCATGAGGGGCAGGTGA
- a CDS encoding protein-glutamate methylesterase/protein-glutamine glutaminase codes for MTGRKMSSSATTTTSTLASNGYDKTRVMIVNDSMYMRSLFSDLISSSQRLQVSDTANDGLDALRKIRKSRPDVVLLDLEMPNMDGLSFIENIMSADPLPVVLVSSYGQRGADVVFDALEMGAVDFVPIPQDDPEKMRGLRDTLVSKIEIAAQAKNHPRLKTKAARRPEREAARRSYSSKAVAGEDSAVVVIGASTGGPGVVGEIMSRLSADLPAGILIVQHMPEGFTKSFADRLNGISKIPVREAREGDAVRAGTALLAPGDYHLLVKPSRTVELNKSPRRFGVRPAINMSMVSASQVYGRKTIGVLLTGMGHDGAFGMKMIKRKGGVTVGQDESSSVVFGMAKAAAEMDAVDRLLPAEMIPEEIERMVASIQ; via the coding sequence GTGACCGGCAGAAAGATGTCCTCCTCCGCCACCACCACTACAAGCACGCTTGCCAGTAACGGCTACGACAAGACCCGGGTGATGATAGTCAACGATTCGATGTACATGCGCAGCCTGTTCAGCGACCTGATATCTTCAAGCCAGAGGCTCCAGGTGTCCGACACTGCAAACGACGGACTCGATGCATTGAGGAAGATCCGCAAGAGCAGGCCGGACGTAGTGCTGCTCGATTTGGAGATGCCCAACATGGACGGGCTTTCGTTCATAGAAAACATCATGTCCGCAGATCCGCTGCCGGTGGTCCTTGTGAGCAGCTACGGGCAAAGGGGGGCAGACGTGGTATTTGACGCCCTGGAGATGGGCGCGGTGGACTTTGTGCCCATACCGCAGGACGATCCAGAAAAGATGAGAGGTCTGCGCGACACGCTAGTTTCAAAGATAGAGATAGCCGCGCAGGCAAAAAACCACCCGCGGCTGAAAACAAAGGCCGCACGCAGGCCCGAAAGAGAGGCGGCGCGCCGTTCATATTCTTCGAAGGCTGTTGCTGGCGAGGATTCGGCGGTCGTAGTCATTGGTGCTTCCACAGGAGGCCCGGGCGTGGTGGGCGAAATAATGTCCAGGCTTTCTGCAGACCTGCCGGCAGGCATACTCATAGTACAGCACATGCCGGAAGGATTCACAAAGAGCTTTGCAGACCGCCTCAACGGGATCTCCAAGATACCGGTGAGAGAGGCCAGAGAAGGCGACGCCGTCAGGGCGGGCACGGCGCTGCTTGCGCCGGGGGACTACCACCTGCTGGTCAAGCCGTCCCGCACAGTTGAACTAAACAAATCTCCAAGGAGGTTTGGAGTCAGGCCGGCCATAAACATGAGCATGGTCTCTGCCTCGCAGGTGTACGGCCGCAAGACTATCGGGGTGCTGCTGACAGGAATGGGGCATGACGGAGCCTTTGGCATGAAGATGATCAAGAGGAAGGGCGGAGTGACGGTAGGGCAGGACGAGTCTTCTTCGGTCGTCTTTGGCATGGCCAAGGCGGCAGCAGAGATGGACGCCGTGGATCGCCTGCTCCCTGCAGAGATGATACCGGAAGAGATTGAGAGGATGGTGGCAAGCATACAATGA
- a CDS encoding chemotaxis protein CheA has translation MSNDENKSAYRDLFVQEAHEHVQNMNQALLKLEEDPKSKEHLDSAFRSAHTLKGMAATMGYDQIKELCKAIEELFDKFRKDEERMSSEMASYLFKCIDTIQEMVDDENKKVNIEQYLSDLRNPAAVGGGKAASQEGASQQQQQQQQHSALPQTIRVKMQDLDALVDLVGELLIAKMRLEQMVGNTTTDNRVRHTFMSLGRLVSDLQYQTMKLRLVPVEQIFNRFPRMIRDLSSSQGKSLKLEIEGLGIELDRTVLDAITDPLLHMLRNAADHAIEMPEEREAAGKPQTGTIKLIASKVGDRVMITVEDDGRGIDLEKVKAKAIEKKIITKEEADSMSEQDILDLLGTPGLSTAKQVTDISGRGVGMDVVFSQIEAVGGQVKIETRKGKGTRFTMIIPLSLAIIGGLLVTISDEKYVLPLSSVISTMRVDKKDVKIVHGKEVILFREQVVPLLRTGKSLGIISQQQQKEQQHQQQADEYNHYLTVVIVNKNGKPYGLIVDAFESKQEIVVKRLDSSSAPSSVSSEATILGDGKVALILDPARL, from the coding sequence ATGAGCAACGACGAGAACAAGTCTGCGTACAGGGACCTCTTTGTGCAAGAGGCGCACGAGCACGTGCAGAACATGAACCAGGCGCTCCTCAAGCTCGAGGAGGATCCAAAGAGCAAAGAGCACCTGGATTCTGCCTTCCGCTCTGCCCACACACTCAAGGGCATGGCGGCGACTATGGGCTACGACCAGATAAAGGAGCTTTGCAAGGCAATCGAGGAGCTGTTTGACAAGTTCCGCAAGGACGAGGAAAGGATGTCGTCAGAGATGGCCAGCTACCTCTTCAAGTGTATAGACACCATACAGGAGATGGTAGACGACGAGAACAAGAAGGTGAACATCGAGCAGTATCTCAGCGACCTGCGCAACCCGGCGGCCGTGGGCGGCGGCAAGGCCGCAAGCCAGGAAGGCGCCTCGCAGCAACAGCAACAGCAACAACAGCACTCTGCCCTTCCACAGACCATAAGGGTCAAGATGCAGGACCTGGATGCGCTTGTAGACCTTGTTGGCGAGCTTCTGATAGCCAAGATGCGCCTTGAGCAGATGGTCGGCAACACTACGACAGACAACAGGGTGCGACATACTTTTATGAGCCTAGGGAGGCTCGTCTCCGACCTGCAGTACCAGACCATGAAGCTCAGGCTGGTGCCCGTGGAGCAGATCTTCAACAGGTTCCCCCGCATGATAAGGGACCTTTCTTCAAGCCAGGGCAAGAGCCTCAAGCTGGAGATCGAAGGCCTCGGGATCGAGCTTGACCGGACGGTCCTTGACGCCATCACGGACCCGCTTCTCCACATGCTGAGAAATGCCGCGGACCACGCAATAGAGATGCCGGAGGAAAGAGAGGCGGCCGGCAAGCCGCAGACTGGCACCATAAAGCTGATCGCTTCAAAGGTGGGCGACAGGGTCATGATAACGGTCGAAGACGATGGCAGGGGCATAGACCTTGAGAAGGTCAAGGCAAAGGCGATAGAGAAAAAGATCATTACAAAAGAGGAGGCCGACTCGATGTCCGAGCAGGACATCCTCGACCTTCTGGGCACCCCGGGCCTCTCCACCGCAAAGCAGGTCACCGACATATCCGGCCGCGGAGTCGGCATGGACGTGGTCTTCAGCCAGATAGAGGCAGTGGGCGGCCAGGTCAAGATCGAAACCAGAAAGGGCAAGGGAACGCGCTTTACCATGATAATACCCCTCAGCCTCGCCATAATAGGCGGGCTACTAGTCACGATAAGCGACGAGAAGTACGTGCTGCCCCTGTCAAGCGTTATTTCCACGATGCGCGTGGACAAAAAAGACGTCAAGATTGTGCATGGCAAGGAGGTGATACTCTTCAGGGAGCAGGTTGTCCCGCTGCTGAGGACAGGCAAGTCCTTGGGGATAATATCCCAGCAGCAACAGAAAGAGCAACAACACCAGCAGCAGGCTGACGAGTACAATCACTACCTGACGGTGGTAATAGTGAACAAGAACGGCAAGCCGTACGGCCTTATCGTCGACGCGTTTGAGAGCAAGCAGGAGATAGTCGTGAAGCGCCTGGATAGTTCCAGCGCGCCGTCTTCGGTGTCGTCCGAGGCAACAATACTTGGCGACGGCAAGGTGGCGCTGATACTGGACCCTGCGCGGCTGTAG
- a CDS encoding chemotaxis protein CheC: MMTSLSETELKTLKGLLNSYMRTKTMPAFSMILGEDVEYSVRSMNMLHLQDIDGILLPFMNQEMCAIYLRAEGDVRIGMLLFMQEAQALTLAARLLGKDAMDRLDTLGKSSLAEVGNILLAGSFLNAISNSTGFRIDCSVPGFAIESLGAILGDPISEIAARTNSLILAGVELHGLKSNVRVYIFLFFGPEDIKKLLAHAKE, from the coding sequence ATGATGACATCACTAAGTGAAACGGAACTGAAAACGCTGAAGGGACTGCTGAACTCGTACATGCGTACAAAGACGATGCCCGCGTTTTCGATGATCCTCGGCGAGGACGTCGAATACTCTGTCCGCAGCATGAACATGCTGCACCTCCAGGACATTGACGGCATCCTCCTGCCGTTCATGAACCAGGAGATGTGCGCCATCTACCTGAGGGCAGAGGGGGATGTACGCATAGGCATGCTCCTCTTCATGCAGGAGGCCCAGGCGCTGACCCTCGCCGCGCGCCTTTTGGGCAAGGACGCCATGGACAGGCTGGACACGCTTGGCAAGTCGTCGCTTGCGGAGGTGGGCAACATACTCTTGGCAGGATCGTTCCTGAACGCCATCTCGAATTCCACAGGATTCAGGATAGACTGCTCGGTGCCGGGTTTTGCTATCGAGTCCCTCGGGGCGATCCTCGGCGACCCGATATCAGAGATCGCGGCAAGGACAAACAGCCTCATCCTGGCAGGAGTCGAGCTCCACGGCCTGAAAAGCAACGTTCGAGTCTACATATTCCTGTTCTTTGGTCCAGAGGACATAAAGAAACTGCTTGCCCATGCAAAGGAATGA
- a CDS encoding chemotaxis protein CheD: MDAAETSVGMGELHVADNKKDTVLTTFVGSCIALCLYDPQSKVGGMAHIMLPENSRNNDDDGSSSGEEGAAKYADEALENTLRMMVKKGALQGRLVAKIAGGAKIFSHEGSGGDNDMFSIGSRNAESIKKLLTQKGIRIAGEDVGLNHGRWVRFNLNSGQVVVSMRNSGEKIL; the protein is encoded by the coding sequence ATGGATGCTGCAGAAACCAGTGTAGGGATGGGCGAGCTGCACGTGGCCGACAACAAGAAAGACACCGTGCTCACCACCTTTGTAGGGTCATGCATAGCCCTGTGCCTCTATGACCCACAGTCAAAAGTCGGCGGGATGGCCCACATCATGCTCCCGGAAAACAGCAGGAATAATGATGATGATGGTTCTTCTTCCGGAGAGGAAGGCGCCGCCAAGTATGCAGACGAAGCACTTGAAAACACCCTGAGAATGATGGTCAAAAAGGGGGCCCTGCAGGGCAGGCTCGTGGCCAAGATTGCCGGCGGGGCCAAGATATTTTCGCACGAAGGGAGCGGCGGCGACAACGACATGTTCAGCATAGGCTCAAGGAATGCAGAGTCCATCAAGAAGCTCCTGACCCAAAAAGGGATAAGGATAGCAGGCGAGGACGTCGGGCTGAACCACGGCCGGTGGGTCAGGTTCAACCTGAATTCAGGTCAGGTGGTCGTGAGCATGAGGAACAGCGGTGAAAAGATCCTATGA
- a CDS encoding CheR family methyltransferase: MAAASGDPGTSMVVERVLARGVDLRQYKENFLKRRLDIRLKARGISDYSQYARLLDSDPSEFHLLLATFSINVTEFFRDVDFYNAFYSHIIPDMHLEAGQGGIRVWSAGCASGEEAYTLAIMFAEAAESLAGFKGRIIATDFSSKAIEAARLGRYDAARLANVPEDILAKHFTRLPNGRHQVSERLRSMIDFDIGNLATMSAPQQVDAIFCRNVLMYFDKDMQLKILTKFHKSLKDGGYFILGQSEAVMGESSALFETVMPKERIYRKRRL, encoded by the coding sequence ATGGCTGCAGCAAGCGGAGATCCAGGCACAAGCATGGTCGTGGAAAGGGTGCTCGCAAGGGGCGTGGATCTCAGGCAGTATAAGGAGAACTTTTTGAAAAGGAGGCTTGACATAAGGCTCAAGGCAAGGGGCATAAGCGACTACTCGCAGTACGCCCGCCTGCTGGACAGCGACCCATCAGAATTCCATTTGCTTTTGGCGACATTTTCCATCAACGTGACTGAATTCTTTAGAGACGTCGACTTTTACAATGCGTTTTATTCGCACATAATACCGGACATGCACCTTGAAGCGGGACAGGGTGGGATAAGGGTGTGGAGCGCCGGCTGCGCGTCTGGAGAGGAAGCCTACACCCTGGCCATCATGTTTGCAGAGGCCGCAGAGAGCCTTGCCGGCTTTAAGGGCAGGATAATAGCCACCGACTTTAGCAGCAAGGCCATCGAAGCGGCCAGGCTTGGGAGATACGACGCGGCCAGGCTGGCAAACGTGCCTGAGGACATCCTGGCAAAGCATTTCACGCGCCTGCCAAACGGCAGGCACCAGGTATCCGAAAGACTCAGGAGCATGATCGATTTTGACATTGGCAACCTGGCCACCATGAGTGCCCCGCAGCAGGTCGACGCCATATTTTGCAGAAACGTCCTGATGTACTTTGACAAGGACATGCAGCTCAAGATCCTGACCAAGTTCCACAAGAGCCTAAAAGACGGCGGCTATTTCATCCTGGGCCAGTCAGAGGCAGTCATGGGTGAGTCGTCTGCACTGTTTGAGACGGTTATGCCAAAGGAAAGGATCTACCGCAAGAGGCGGCTCTAA
- a CDS encoding type II/IV secretion system ATPase subunit, whose amino-acid sequence MELAAKTSGASSSATTIIDKKLLEIARKVPHLSDYLQKLSGTGIPMPAFYEKLDGSMKNFKILNLIYPVTDQICIHINSIGTSDGYTEYVIIDPPEPNVLLSAAIDKNFAINSAATEPASEFQQKMVYLEEFLKKLCTLSKVEVDYNKLDPKAKSVPVYEKDFASLTYHFIRKRAGLGLLEPFLTDPYLEDISIIGQGNVFVVHKVFGPLKSPVWLTNDDIDSLVIGMSEQFGKTVSHARPVIDATLPEGSRINIVFGKDVSRKGTNATIRRFASVPLSITQIISSKTLDKREAAYMWMMVSEGMSCFINGETASGKTTTMMGITLFIPPTWKVVTIEDTPEITLPHNNWISEVTRDTGSASSSVTMFDLLKAALRQRPNYILVGEIRGVEGNIAFQAMQTGHPVVSTFHAAQMSSLIQRLTGDPIRVPKPNVENLNIALFQAAVQGKEGKPIRRVLSINEIVGYNSGSDSVMFIPIFTWDPSTDSVTFRGRGSSNLFVSKLLLKRGMARKDEGLLYDELELRAAFLERLIQKKIFNYYEVYDHLVKTREIGLEAAFKELGKI is encoded by the coding sequence GTGGAGTTGGCAGCAAAGACTTCTGGCGCTTCTTCTTCTGCTACTACTATAATTGACAAGAAACTGCTTGAAATAGCCCGGAAGGTCCCTCACCTTTCCGACTACCTCCAGAAACTTTCAGGCACCGGCATACCCATGCCGGCATTTTATGAAAAGCTGGACGGAAGCATGAAGAACTTCAAGATCCTGAACCTCATCTATCCTGTCACGGACCAGATCTGCATACACATCAACAGCATCGGGACAAGCGACGGGTACACGGAATACGTGATCATAGACCCGCCGGAACCAAACGTGCTTCTCTCCGCGGCCATTGACAAGAACTTTGCGATAAACTCTGCCGCCACCGAGCCGGCAAGCGAGTTCCAGCAAAAGATGGTTTACCTTGAAGAATTCCTGAAAAAGTTATGCACGCTTTCAAAAGTCGAAGTCGATTACAACAAGCTGGATCCAAAAGCCAAGTCCGTGCCGGTGTACGAGAAAGACTTTGCCAGCCTGACCTACCATTTTATACGCAAGCGCGCCGGGCTCGGACTGCTTGAGCCTTTCCTGACCGACCCGTACCTTGAGGACATTTCGATCATAGGACAGGGCAACGTGTTCGTGGTGCACAAGGTGTTTGGCCCGCTCAAGTCGCCAGTGTGGCTCACAAACGACGACATCGACAGCCTGGTCATAGGCATGTCGGAGCAGTTTGGCAAGACCGTGTCCCATGCAAGGCCTGTCATCGACGCCACGCTGCCTGAAGGGTCCAGAATCAACATCGTCTTTGGCAAGGATGTTAGCAGAAAGGGCACGAACGCCACCATCAGAAGGTTTGCCAGCGTGCCACTTTCAATCACGCAGATCATCTCGTCCAAGACCCTCGACAAGAGGGAGGCTGCTTACATGTGGATGATGGTAAGCGAGGGGATGAGCTGCTTCATCAACGGCGAGACGGCCTCCGGCAAGACGACTACCATGATGGGCATAACACTGTTCATCCCGCCTACCTGGAAGGTGGTCACGATCGAGGACACGCCCGAGATTACACTTCCACACAACAACTGGATAAGCGAGGTCACCCGGGACACGGGTAGCGCCTCCTCAAGCGTGACCATGTTTGACCTGCTAAAGGCCGCCCTGAGGCAGAGGCCAAACTACATACTTGTAGGCGAGATAAGGGGAGTAGAGGGCAACATCGCCTTTCAGGCCATGCAGACGGGCCACCCTGTCGTCAGCACGTTCCATGCGGCCCAGATGTCAAGCCTTATCCAGAGGCTCACGGGCGACCCCATAAGGGTGCCCAAGCCCAACGTCGAGAACCTGAACATCGCGCTTTTCCAGGCCGCGGTACAGGGAAAGGAAGGCAAGCCGATAAGGAGGGTGCTGTCCATAAACGAGATAGTGGGATACAACAGCGGAAGCGACTCGGTGATGTTCATCCCGATCTTTACGTGGGACCCGTCCACCGACTCGGTTACATTCAGGGGGCGCGGAAGCAGCAACCTGTTTGTCTCAAAGCTGCTGCTCAAGAGGGGGATGGCGCGCAAGGACGAGGGCCTCCTGTACGACGAGCTGGAACTGCGCGCGGCTTTTCTTGAGAGGCTCATACAGAAAAAGATATTCAACTATTATGAGGTGTACGACCATCTGGTAAAAACCAGAGAGATAGGGCTGGAAGCAGCATTCAAGGAACTTGGCAAGATATAA
- a CDS encoding TrmB family transcriptional regulator, with translation MASSIKKVYDVDLDFSEIEDGSIYGRNKIDYAFAKYFLAVQKKLLPDLQKLDLSLNEARILLFLMIRKHSTATDVSKYTGIGRTETYHYLSNLLSKGVVLSTFDRPQKYYALPYTEAVDCLVRAKQNALRAVSENKDEHQSMINSIVEGMVMPEQDGKESYQVIVGEDPVHAKIARMLSAAKAEASVLLSDRYMVDLYYSEMTDALFGLAEKGVKVRLHTSCSKMSKFINEEGAEADMRAVGLKVVDGASTPVDFVIVDDQEMIILLNSRPAPSKKQESCGFYTNNQSLIAAFKFMFNKTGGA, from the coding sequence ATGGCTTCATCAATCAAAAAGGTCTACGATGTCGATCTCGATTTCTCTGAAATCGAGGACGGCTCAATCTATGGGCGCAACAAGATTGACTACGCGTTTGCCAAGTATTTCCTTGCCGTCCAGAAGAAGCTCTTGCCTGACTTGCAAAAGCTGGATCTCAGCCTGAATGAAGCGAGGATCCTGCTCTTTCTTATGATCCGCAAGCACTCCACTGCGACCGACGTGTCCAAGTACACTGGAATAGGCCGCACGGAAACATACCACTACCTTTCAAACCTTCTTTCAAAGGGAGTCGTCCTTTCCACGTTTGACAGGCCGCAGAAATACTATGCGCTGCCGTACACCGAGGCCGTTGACTGCCTGGTCAGGGCGAAGCAGAATGCCCTGCGCGCCGTGTCGGAAAACAAAGACGAGCACCAGAGCATGATAAACAGCATAGTCGAGGGCATGGTGATGCCCGAGCAGGACGGCAAGGAAAGCTACCAGGTCATAGTCGGCGAAGATCCAGTGCACGCCAAGATAGCCCGGATGCTGTCTGCGGCAAAAGCCGAGGCTTCCGTGCTCCTTTCTGACAGGTACATGGTGGACCTTTATTATTCTGAAATGACCGACGCCCTGTTCGGCCTGGCGGAAAAGGGCGTAAAAGTGAGGCTCCACACGTCGTGCTCCAAGATGTCGAAATTCATAAACGAGGAGGGGGCAGAAGCCGACATGAGGGCAGTGGGCCTGAAGGTTGTCGACGGCGCAAGCACGCCTGTAGACTTTGTCATAGTCGACGACCAGGAAATGATAATCCTGCTGAACAGCCGCCCGGCGCCAAGCAAGAAGCAAGAGTCTTGCGGCTTTTACACCAACAACCAGTCACTGATAGCGGCCTTCAAGTTCATGTTCAACAAGACGGGTGGCGCTTGA
- a CDS encoding archaellin/type IV pilin N-terminal domain-containing protein, translating into MVQRRGITGVESAIVLIAFVIVAAAIAYVVLNSGFQTTEKAKSTITTGLSEASSGIEVAGAATGKGNVTSAAVAAYTIPVKLAAGGSSIDIAQDKMIIRYSSKSVTYDNIYAGIMSNTTFASIDDAIQQAKDENMVLRKPGEGAGPDKTAAIVYFTTNTNNNRVLDPAEQIMILVVFKDAERPAALDVTRLEVIPVSGAPLSVERTIPPVADTVVRLD; encoded by the coding sequence TTGGTTCAAAGGCGCGGCATCACGGGTGTAGAGTCGGCCATAGTTTTGATAGCATTCGTAATAGTCGCCGCGGCAATAGCGTACGTCGTCCTGAATTCAGGTTTCCAGACCACTGAAAAAGCCAAGAGCACAATCACGACGGGACTTTCAGAAGCCAGCTCCGGCATAGAGGTTGCCGGCGCAGCGACTGGAAAGGGCAACGTGACAAGCGCGGCGGTGGCGGCCTACACCATACCTGTCAAGCTGGCGGCAGGCGGCTCGTCGATTGACATTGCGCAGGACAAGATGATCATCAGGTATTCCAGCAAGAGCGTGACGTACGACAACATCTATGCGGGGATCATGAGCAACACAACGTTTGCATCCATAGACGACGCCATCCAGCAGGCCAAGGACGAAAACATGGTTTTAAGAAAGCCCGGAGAAGGGGCAGGACCAGACAAGACTGCAGCCATAGTCTACTTCACCACAAACACCAACAACAACAGAGTCCTTGACCCTGCCGAGCAGATCATGATCCTGGTGGTATTCAAGGACGCAGAAAGGCCGGCGGCGCTTGACGTTACGAGGCTTGAAGTGATCCCGGTTTCAGGCGCCCCACTGAGCGTGGAAAGGACGATACCACCTGTGGCAGATACAGTGGTAAGGCTGGATTAA
- a CDS encoding archaellin/type IV pilin N-terminal domain-containing protein: protein MEVRRTPKNGNRHNNRRGVVGIESAIVLIAFVIVAAALSFVVLNMGFSTTQKAKSTITSGLGEASSAVEIAGQVTGKGNTTASKVDAFTIPIKLASGGSSVDITASKTAVKYFSKSVTYDNIFKGTLTTGTYTDINSALAAAKTQGFINEVPGVGAGSNATAAFIYFTANVNSNSIIDAGEQAVLAIAYKNGDRPAALDTVNTEIIVSAGAPLTVVRSVPTITDAVLNLG, encoded by the coding sequence ATGGAAGTCAGAAGGACTCCAAAAAACGGAAACAGACACAACAATAGGCGCGGAGTAGTGGGCATTGAATCTGCAATAGTTTTGATAGCATTCGTTATCGTTGCAGCAGCCCTGTCTTTCGTCGTCCTAAACATGGGATTTTCGACAACGCAGAAGGCAAAGAGCACAATCACGTCAGGACTTGGTGAAGCAAGCAGCGCAGTAGAGATCGCAGGCCAGGTAACAGGCAAGGGCAACACGACTGCATCAAAGGTCGATGCATTCACGATACCCATCAAGCTGGCATCCGGCGGCTCGTCAGTCGACATCACTGCGTCAAAGACTGCAGTCAAGTACTTCAGCAAGAGCGTGACGTACGACAACATCTTCAAGGGAACGCTGACCACAGGCACATACACAGACATCAACAGCGCACTTGCTGCAGCCAAGACACAAGGATTCATCAACGAAGTCCCGGGTGTAGGTGCTGGCTCCAACGCAACTGCCGCATTCATCTACTTCACGGCAAACGTGAACAGCAACTCCATCATTGACGCAGGAGAGCAGGCAGTTCTTGCCATAGCGTACAAGAACGGCGACAGGCCAGCGGCACTGGACACGGTCAATACCGAAATCATAGTTTCGGCAGGTGCACCGCTGACAGTGGTAAGAAGCGTGCCAACAATCACCGATGCAGTGTTGAACCTCGGTTAA
- a CDS encoding ATPase domain-containing protein — protein MISTVSTSNEEVDRQFGGGLPLPSLVLIEGEHGTGKSALTAQFMKGMLDSRLKVLYITTESNIKDYIAKMKKITFDFSHPFLQNRLSILQVQADGITWSKKLSKYLLPVVSRYMSINLKKYDVTVIDSLSVLSMHSDANTVMDFFTRCKYLVSNGMSIVMTLHPGAVSEDVALRIRSTCDGYLKIQNAIVSGRSVKVMEVVKLIGSSSQVTSQFSFEVDQNFGIKIVPISMANA, from the coding sequence ATGATAAGCACGGTCTCTACCAGCAACGAGGAGGTCGACAGGCAGTTTGGAGGAGGGCTCCCGCTTCCGTCGCTTGTGCTCATAGAGGGCGAGCACGGCACTGGCAAGAGCGCGCTCACGGCGCAGTTCATGAAGGGCATGCTTGATTCAAGGCTGAAGGTGCTCTACATCACGACAGAGAGCAACATCAAGGACTACATCGCAAAGATGAAAAAGATAACGTTTGATTTCAGCCATCCCTTCCTGCAGAACAGGCTCTCGATATTGCAGGTGCAGGCCGACGGCATAACCTGGTCCAAAAAACTGTCAAAATATCTGCTTCCGGTGGTGAGCAGGTACATGAGCATAAACCTGAAAAAGTACGACGTGACTGTCATTGATTCCCTGTCCGTCCTCAGCATGCACTCTGACGCAAACACCGTGATGGACTTTTTCACGCGCTGCAAGTACCTGGTCTCAAACGGCATGTCCATCGTCATGACGCTCCACCCAGGCGCCGTCAGCGAGGACGTGGCGCTGCGCATAAGGTCTACGTGCGACGGCTATCTGAAGATCCAGAACGCCATCGTGAGCGGCAGGAGCGTCAAGGTCATGGAGGTCGTAAAGCTCATCGGCTCGTCGTCGCAGGTGACGTCGCAGTTCAGCTTTGAAGTTGACCAGAACTTCGGGATCAAGATCGTGCCGATATCGATGGCCAACGCATGA